The following are encoded together in the Streptomyces rapamycinicus NRRL 5491 genome:
- a CDS encoding pirin family protein has protein sequence MPAVTVENPLTLPRVAAPAEARQRPVLAVTTAPGGFEGEGFPVRRAFAGIDYKHLDPFIMMDQMGEVEYAPGEPKGTPWHPHRGFETVTYIIDGIFDHQDSQGGGGTITNGDTQWMTAGSGLLHIEAPPESLVISGGLFHGLQLWVNLPAEDKMMPPRYQDIRGGQVQLLTSPDGGALLRVIAGELDGHAGPGITHTPITMVHATLAPGAEITLPWREDFNGLAYVLAGRGAAGAERRPVHLGQTAVFGAGSSLTVRADEKQDSHTPDLEVVLLGGRPIREPMAHYGPFVMNTRAELQQAFEDFQKGRLGTIPAVHGMSEDGM, from the coding sequence ATGCCCGCAGTGACCGTAGAGAACCCGCTGACCCTGCCGCGCGTCGCGGCACCCGCCGAGGCACGACAGCGCCCCGTGCTCGCCGTCACGACCGCTCCCGGCGGTTTCGAGGGCGAGGGCTTCCCGGTGCGCCGTGCCTTCGCCGGTATCGACTACAAGCACCTCGACCCGTTCATCATGATGGACCAGATGGGTGAGGTGGAGTACGCGCCGGGCGAGCCCAAGGGCACCCCCTGGCACCCCCACCGCGGCTTCGAGACCGTGACGTACATCATCGACGGGATCTTCGACCACCAGGACTCCCAGGGCGGTGGCGGCACGATCACCAACGGCGACACCCAGTGGATGACGGCCGGCTCCGGCCTGCTCCACATCGAGGCCCCGCCGGAGTCCCTGGTCATATCGGGCGGCCTCTTCCACGGCCTCCAGCTGTGGGTGAACCTCCCGGCCGAGGACAAGATGATGCCCCCGCGCTATCAGGACATCCGCGGTGGCCAGGTCCAGCTGCTGACCTCCCCCGACGGCGGCGCGCTGCTGCGCGTCATCGCCGGTGAGCTGGACGGTCACGCCGGTCCCGGCATCACCCACACCCCGATCACGATGGTGCACGCCACGCTCGCTCCGGGCGCGGAGATCACCCTGCCGTGGCGCGAGGACTTCAACGGCCTCGCGTATGTGCTCGCGGGCCGCGGTGCGGCCGGCGCCGAGCGGCGTCCGGTCCACCTGGGCCAGACCGCCGTCTTCGGAGCCGGTTCCTCGCTGACCGTGCGCGCGGACGAGAAGCAGGACTCCCATACGCCGGACCTGGAGGTCGTCCTCCTCGGCGGCCGGCCGATCCGTGAGCCCATGGCGCACTACGGGCCGTTCGTGATGAACACCCGCGCGGAGCTCCAGCAGGCGTTCGAGGACTTCCAGAAGGGTCGTCTGGGGACCATTCCGGCAGTGCACGGGATGTCCGAGGACGGAATGTAG